The DNA window GTCGCGGCCGGGGTGGCCGCCCTGCTGGTGCTCCTGCCCAAGGCCTGGGACGTGCTGGTCAACCCGGTCGCCGGGCGGATCTCCGACCGGACCCGGTCCCGCTGGGGCGCGCGCCGGCCCTGGCTGCTCGGCGGCGGGCTCGCGCTGGCCCTGCTCTTCGCCTCGATCTTCGCGGCGCCGTTCGGGTCCGGCCCGGCCGCCGGGACGTACGTGGCCGTGGCGTTCCTGGCCACCGCGACCGCGTTCGCGTTCTTCCAGGTGCCCTACGTGGCCATGCCCGCCGAGCTGACCGACGACCCGGCGGAGCGTACCCGGCTGATGAGCTGGCGGATCGCGGTCCTCGCGCTGGCCATCCTGGTCTCCGGCGCGGTGGCCCCGGCCGTGGTGACCGCCGGCGGCGACGGCGTGCCCGGGCACCGCTGGATGGGCCTGTTCGTGGCGGCGCTGATCGTGGCCGGCACGGTCGGCGCGTTCCTCGGCACCCGGTCCGCGCCGACCGGCACGGTGGGGGAGAGCGAGCCGAGCCTGCGCGCCCAGCTCGCGGTCGCCGGCCGGAACCGGCCGTTCCGGGTGCTGCTGGTCTGCTTCGTGATCCAGTCCGCCGGGGTGGCGACCGTGCTGGCCGGGGTGAAGTACTTCGCCGACCAGGTGCTCCGCGCCCCGGACAGCGGGCCGACCCTGCTCTTCGCCTGCTTCGTCGGCCCGGCGCTGCTGGTCATGCCGCTCTGGACCCGGGCCGGCGCCCGGCTGGGCAAGCGCGCCGCCCTGGTCGCCGCCTCGCTGATCTTCGCGGCCGGCGCGCTCGCCCTGGTCGCCGCACCCGCCCTTCCGCCCGCCGGGGTCTACGCCGTGGTCGCCCTGATCGGGGTCGGCTACGCCGGCCAGCAGGTCTTCGCGCTGGCCATGCTGCCCGACTGCATCGCCTACGACACGGTCCGCACCGGCCGCCGGCAGGCCGGCGTGTTCACCGGGCTGTGGACCGCGGGGGAGACCTTCGGCCTGGCCCTCGGACCCGGCATCTACGGCCTGGTCCTCCAGCTCTCCGGCTACGTGTCCTCGTCGACCGGGATCGCGGCGGCCCAGTCCTCGACCGCCCGGCTCGGCGTGCTGCTCGGCTTCACCGTCCTGCCGGCCCTGCTGGTCGCCGCCCCGGTGGTGCTGCTGCGCGGCTACACCCTGACCCCGGCCCAGCTGGCCGCCGCACCCACCCCCGGCGGGGTCGCGCCGGCGGCGCGGGCGTGAGCCACGCGTACCCGTCCGACCGGCCGGTGCGTGCCGCGGACCGTCACGAGAGGAACGACCCCAGACCGATGACCGACACGGCAGGGACGGGCGCGCTGCCCGTCGAGGGGGTGCCCGCCGCGCGGGTGCTCGACGAGATCCGGGCGCTGCGGGCGGCCGACCGGCCGACGCACGGAGGGCGGCTGTTCGCCTACGTCTACGACCCCGGTGTGGCCGGGCTGGACGAGCTGGCGCAGGCCGCGCACGCCGAGAGCGCCCACGTCAACGGCCTGGACCCGACCGCCTTCCCGTCCCTGCTGGCCATGGAGAATGCGGTGGTCGCGGCGGCCGCCGGGCTGCTCGGCGGCGGCCCCGGCACGTCCGCGCCGGACGTGGTCGGCAGCGTCACCAGCGGCGGCACCGAGTCGCTGATCCTGGCCGTCAAGGCGGCCCGGGACGCCCGGCCCGACCTCGCCGAGCCGCGCATCGTGGTGCCGGTCAGCGGGCACGCCGCCTTCGCCAAGGCGGCCCACTACCTGCGGGTGGCCCTCGACCCGGTGCCGGTCGACCCGGTGACCCTGCGCCCGGCCGTCGCCGACGTGGCCGCCGCGATCCGCCCCGAGACCGTCCTGGTCGTCGCCTCCGCCCCGTCGTACGCGCACGGCGTCGTCGACCCGGTCGCGGAGATCGCGGCCGTGGCCGCGGCGGCCGGCGTGCGCTGCCACGTGGACGCCTGCTTCGGCGGCTGGACGCTGCCGTGGCTGCGCCGGCTCGGCGCCCCGGTGCCCCCGTTCGACTTCGCCGTGCCCGGGGTCACCTCGATCTCGGTCGACCTGCACAAGTACGCGTACGCCCCGAAGGGGGTGTCGGTGCTGCTGCACCGGGACGCGGGGCTGCGCGCGCCGCAGTTCTTCGCGTACGCCGACTGGCCCGGCTACACGATGGTCAACCCGGTGATCGCCTCGACCCGGTCGGGCGGGCCGATCGCCGCCGCGTACGCCACCCTGCGGCACCTCGGCGAGGACGGCTACCTGCAGCTGGCCGCGCTGACCCGGGACGCGGTCGCCGGGCTGGCCGACGCGGTCCGCGCGGTCGACGGGTTACGGCTGGTGGCCGAGCCGGAGTCGACGGTGGTCTGCTTCACCGCCGACGACCCGGGGCTGGACCTGTTCGTGCTGGTGGACGAGCTGACCGCCCGGGGCTGGCACACCCAGCCGCAGCTCGCGTACGCCGGCCTGCCGGCCAGCGTGCACCTCACCGTGACGGCGGCGGTGGCCCCGCGGGTGGCCGAGTTCGGCCCGGCGCTGGCCGAGGCGGTGGCGGCGGCCCGTAAGGCCGGGCCGGTCGTGCTGCCGCCGGAACTGCTGGCGCTCGCCGGCAGCCTCACCCCGGAGGCGCTCACCCCCGACCTGATCGCCGGGCTCGCCGCCGGCCTGGGACTCGGCGCCGGGCCGGCGGACCGGATGGCGGCCGTGAACACACTGCTCGACGCGGCCCCGGTCCGGCTGCGGGAGCGGCTGCTCGTGGAGTTCGTCGGGCTGCTTCAGCGCCCGGCCTGGTGACCCACGACGAGGGCCCGGAACCCTGCGGTCCCGGGCCCTCGCGGAGGATCAGCTCGCGTCGGCCGCCGTCACGGTGAACGAGGCGGTGTTGTCCGCCGGGCTCACGTCGGTCAGGCTGACCGGGAAGTCGGAGGAGGCCGTGTAGGAACCGGTGCCCAGGTCACCGGCGGGAGTGCCGGCCGGCGCGGTGAGGATGACGTCCACACTCCGCTCCTCGCCCGGCATGAACCGCCCGCCGGGCACGCTGAACGAGTCCGGGAACCACGGCATGTCGCCCGCCGGCTCGATGCCTCTGATCACGACGCCCGCCGGCAGGCTCGCGAGGATGCCGAGGTTGAACGAGGGGGCGTCGTTGCCGTACCGGACGGTCAGCGGCATCCGGCCCTGGAGGCTCCCGTCGGCCAGCCGGTCGAGGTGGAGCGCGCCGGCGTTGAGCGAGATGTCGGTCTGGCTCGCCTGCACGTACGGCCGGGGCTTCTTGATGCTGCCCTTCGTGGAGCGGAAGAGGGTGGTGAAGGGGGCGCTGGCCACCGGCTGCTCCGAGTCCACGAGCACGCCGACGTAGCCGTCGTCCACGATCATGGCGTAGTCGCGCGGTGTGGTGCGGACCTGGAAGCTCACGCGGTACTGCTGGGTGGCGCCGGGCTCGAGCCGGGTGGTGCTGCCGCCGCACGAAACCTGGAGGCGTACGCCGTCCGCCGAGCCGGACCACCAGCAGGCCTCAGACGGGTCGAGCTGGCCGAACGAGGCGCCGGCCGGTTCCCGGACCGCCAGGGTGAACTGGGTGGCGGTCGGTCCGTTGTTGGTGACGCTGGCGTTCAACGTGCCGACGTAGCCCCCGTCGGTGGGCTCCAGCACCAGCCGCTGGGCGGTGACGGAGAACGTGCCGGTGGATTCGGTCGGTGCGGCGGCGGCCGGGACTCCGGCGGCGAGCAGCGCCAGCGCGGAGCCGAGCAGGCCGGCGGCCACCCGGCGGCCCGCGGGCATGGTGACGGACATGGTGTTCCTCCCCGTGATGTGACGGCTCGCCGTCCCCGGCGAGCCTCCGACGCACGATATCGAGGGCCCCCCGGGCCGGTGCCCCGGTGGGACGAAACGGACGGTGCCGCCGCGAGGGCCCGGAACACGGCGTCCCGGGCCCTCGTGGACAGTCAGCTCGCGTCGGCCGCCGTGACGGTGAAGGAGGCGGTGTTGTCGGCCGGGTCGGCGTCGGTCACCGTCTCGCCGTACCACTGGGTGTTGAGCTGGAACGTGACGGTGCCGAGGTCACCCGGGACGGTCTCCGGTTCGGCGCGGAGCAGCACGTCGAAGCTCCGCTGCTCGCCGGTCATGAAGCGGCCGCCCGGCACCACGAAGTTGGTGAAGAAGCCCGGCATGTCCTGCGGGTCGGTGCCCCAGATCACCACGCCCGCGGGCAGCCCCGTCGCGTCAGCCCAGAGGAGCTCGTGCGCGGCGTCACCGGCCCACCGGACGGTCACCGGCAACCGGCCCAGGTAGCTGCCGTCCTCCTGTCGGCTCAGCGTCACGGCGCCGGCCGTGGTGATCGAGGCGCGGGCCTGGCTGTCCTGCACGTACGGCACCGGGTTGCGCAGGGAACCCGAGGCGGAGCGGAAGCGGGCGGCGAAGGTGGCCCGGTCGGCGACCTCCTCCGCGCCGTCGCCGACGTTCACCGAGATCCGGCCGCCCTTCGCGATCATCGCGACGTCCCGGGTCGGGGTGAGCACCGCGAAGGCGATCGAGAACGACCGGCTCTCGCCCGGTGCGATGTCGCCGCCGGGCACCCCGCAGGTGGCGGTCCGCCGGTTGCCCTCCGGCGCTCCGAAGCCGCACGCCTCCTCCGGGCTCAGGTTGCCCAGCGAGCCGGCGACCGGTTCCACCACGTGGATGCTGAAGTACGTGGCGGCCGGACCGCGGTTGGTCACCGTGACCGGCAGGCTGCCCTGGTAGCCGCGCTCCGTCGGCTCGAGCACCAACCGTCCCACGGAGACGTCGGCGCCGGGGCTGCGGCCGGCCGGCGCGGCCGCGGCGGGTGCGGCGAGTGCCAGCAGCGCCGTGGCCGAGCCGAGCAGGGCGACGGCCAGCCGGCGTCCGTTGCGTGTTGTCATGTGAGGTCCTCCCGTGATCCCCGTTGCCGCGACGGGTCGTCCGCCGCGGTGTGTTCCCGTAGCACGTCTCGGACACCGGTCCGGTTGCACCGACATCTGTCAGCGATGCGACACGTCGGACCGCTGGTCCGGATCACTGGTACCGGTAGCGGTCCTCGTTGTTCTCCCACGACGGATCCAGCAACGGGTCGGCGTCGGTGCCGACCGGCTTGATCTCGGCGATGCCGGTCCCGCTGGCCGTGTTGGAGTTCCGGAGCCCGAACTGGAAGGTGCGCTCGGCGCCCGGGCCGAGCGGGCCGAGTCGGCAGGTGATGCGGCCCTTCGGCGGCGCCCCGCCCTGGCATTCCGGCCAGTCGCCGCCGTCCGCGACGGTCCCCACCTGCATCCGCAGGTGCAGCTCGACCAGCTTCGCCGGGACCTCACTCAGGTTCCGCACCGTGACGGTGATCGTGCCGGTACGCGTGCCGTCGGCGTCCTTCGCGCCCCAGGCCACGTCGCCGGCCGTCACGGTCAGGTCGACCAGATGCTTGTTCGGGCCGAACGAGGAGGGGCCGTCGACCTGGGTGAAGCGCTTGCCGGTCCACCGGTAGCCCCGCCACTGGCGCTGCGACCAGTCCAGCGACCAGCCGCCGCCCGGCCCGATGTCGGCCATCTCCACCCGGACCGTGCCGTTGCCGGCGACCTGCACGCCCAGCAGCCATTGTGGGCTCGGAGCCTCGGAACGGGTCACCTGGCCGACGACGACGATCCGGCCGGCGGAATCCCGGTCGAGGACCACCACCTGGGACGGGCCGCTCTGGAAGATGAGGCAGCGGAGCAGGGCGACCGTCTCGATCGCGCCGTCACCGTCCACATCGCCGTAGGCGAGGCCGTCCAGCAGGACGTCGCCCTCGTTCCGGTAGGTGCCCGCGATCCGCGTCGGTCCTGCCGTGCACACCGGGCCGGGCCGCCAGGTCGGCAGATCGATCCGGGCGGCGAGCAGCTGCGAGCGGCTGATCCGGCCGTTCGGCGTGGTCGGGGTCGGGTCGGCCGCGCTCGGCGTCGGAGACGAGGACGGCGACGGGGACGGCGTGGTCTGCGACGGGGTCGGGGTGGCGGTCTGTGCCGGTCCCGGTGTCGGTTCGGGTCCGTGCAGGGCGGCGTTCGCGCCCACCGGGATCGCCACGGCGAGCACCACGGCCGCCGCGGTCACCACGGCGGCCCGCCGGCGCCGGCGGCGGACGGTCTCCCGCACCGCGGCCGTCCCGGCCGGCTGCACCGCCGGGGCGTACGCCTCGCGGAACGCGGCGAACTCGCCGCTGACCAGGATGTCGTCGAGCTCACTCATGGTGGTTCACCTCGTTCGTGGTGGTGAGCTGGGCCGCCAGCGCGACCCGTCCCCGGTGCAGCCAGGACTTGACCGTGCCCTCCGGCACCCCCTCCTGCTCCGCGATCTGCCCCACCGTGAGATCGGCCAGGTAGTGCAGCACCACGGCGCGCCGCTGGGTGGTGGGCAACTGGGCCAGCGCGGCGGTCAGCGCCACCCGGTCCGGGCCCGGACCGGGCACGTGCTCCTCGCGCTGCCGGTGCAGCCAGGACTGGGCCGTGCGCAGCCGCCGCCACCGGCTGGTGGCCAGGTTCCAGGCGACCCGGCGGACCCAGGCCACCGGGTCGTCGTAGCGGGACACCCGCGACCAGCGGGAGAACGCCCGGCAGAACGCCTCCTGCACCAGGTCCTGCGCCTGCGACAGGTCACCGCAGTACGCGGCGAGCTGGAGCGTCAGGGACCGGAAGTGCGCATGGTAGAGCCCGTCGAAGTCGACCGCCCCGCGTTCGTCCGGGCACCCGGCTGTCCCCTCGGGTGGCGGCTCGTCCAGCCGCGGCTCCCTCGTCACCGTCATGTGGTCCTCCCCGTGCGGTGCCGCGAACGCGGTCACGCCCGTCACACGCCCCGACGCGGCCGCAGGTTGCGCCGGTTGCCCGCTCCGGCGCTGTGGTTGACTGTCAATCCGGAGACAGGCGAGGGAGGGAGGCCCGAGGTGCAGGTGCCGGCCGTGCTCGGCGAGCCGATCCGGTTCGTGCTGAACTGGGGCCGCCGCTACTCCCTCTGGGTGTTCAACTTCGGGCTGGCCTGCTGTGCCATCGAGTTCATCGCCACCAGCATGGGCCGGCACGACTTCATGCGGCTCGGCGTGATCCCGTTCGCCCACGGTCCCCGCCAGGCCGACCTCATGGTGGTCTCCGGCACGGTCACGGACAAGATGGCTCCGGCCGTCAAGCGGCTCTACGACCAGATGCCCGAGCCGAAGTACGTGATCTCGTTCGGCGCCTGCTCGAACTGTGGCGGACCCTACTGGGACTCCTACTCGGTGACGAAGGGTGTCGACCAGCTCATCCCGGTCGACGTCTACGTGCCCGGCTGCCCGCCCCGCCCGGAGGCGCTGCTGCACGGCATCCTCCGCCTCCAGGAGAAGATCGCCGCCGAGCAGTCCGGTGTCGGCGGCGTGCCCCGCCCGGACCGGCTCGCCCCGCCGGTCGACCCCCGGCCCGCGGAGAGCACCCCCCGGCCGGTGCAATCCCTCACGGCGCCCCCGGTACGTCCCCCGGCTGGCTGAGCCGCGAGGTGGCGGCGCGGGGCTAGCCTGCGCTCATGACCGACTCCGCGGACAAGCGTTCCGCCTTCATCGTCGACGTGCTCACCGAGGAGTTCGGCGCGTCGATGGCGATCGACCCGGCGGCGTTCCGCCGCAAGTTCCGCAAGATGGCCGCCTCCCCGTTCGCCTTCTACCGGGGCAGCGCCTCGCTCTTCTACGCCGACCAGCGCGGCGACTTCGCCAGCGACCGGTACCTCGACGACCGGACCAGCCGGGTGTGGATCCACGGCGACCTGCACGCCGAGAACTTCGGCACCTACATGAACGCCTCCGGGCAGCTCGTGTTCAACGTCAACGACTTCGACGAGGCGTACGTCGGGCCGTTCTCGTGGGACCTGAAGCGCTTCGCCGCCAGCGTGGCCCTGCTCGGCTACGCCAAGGCGCTCTCCGACCGGGTGATCGGGGAGCTGGTGGCCGGCTTCGCCCGGTCGTACCTGGCCGAGCTGCGGGCCATCGCGGCCGGCGGCGACGACGCGATCGGCTCGATCACGCTGGAGAACGCCGACGGGGTGCTGCGCCGGGTGCTCCAGCAGGCCCGGCTGAACACCCGGGTCGACCTGCTCGCCACGCAGACCACCATCGACAACTACGAGCGCCGGTTCTCCCTCGGCGACGGGGTCTTCGAGGTCGACGCCGCGACCCGGGAGCAGGTGTGTGCCGCGTTCCAGGACTACCTGGGCACCCTGCCGGCGGCCACCGCCCGGCTCCGCCCGGTCGCCACCAACATCAAGGACGTCGTGCTGCGCAAGGGTGTGGGCATCGGCTCGGCCGGGCTGCCCTCGTACAACCTCCTGCTGGAGGGGCACACCCAGGCGCTGGAGAACGACGTCGTCATCTACATGAAGCAGGCGCAGGTGCCGGCGGTGGCGCGGCACATCGACGACGAGCGGGTCCGCTCGTACTTCCTGCACCAGGGGCACCGCACCGCCGAGTCGCAGCGGGCGTTGCAGGCGCACGCCGATCCGTGGCTGGGCTTCACCGAGCTGGACGGGGCCGGCCAGCTCGTCGCCGAGGTCTCCCCGTACGCGGCCGACCTCGACTGGGCCGACGTCAACGAGCCCGAGGAACTCGCCGGGGTGCTCACCGACCTGGGCCGGGCGGTGGCCCGGATGCACTCGGTGGCCGACGACGAGTCCAGCCACGACCTGGTGGACTACTCCACCGAGGAGGCGATCGTCGCCGTGGTGGACGCCGACGTGGAGGGCTTCGTCGACCACCTGATCGACTTCGCGCACCGCTACGGCATCCGGGCCCGCGAGGACCACCAGCTCTTCGTGGACCTGTTCCGCAACGGCCGGTTGCCCGGCATCTGAGGTCCCGGGGCGCCGGTGCCCGTGCCCGGTGCCCCGCCTCACTGCTCGAAGTCGAGCACCACCTTGATGTCCGAGCCCGTAAAGGTGTACGCGTCGGCGTACGAGGAGATCGGCACCCGGCGGGTGACCAGCGAGTTCAGCCAGGACTGGTCGGCGCGGGCGAGCGCCTCCGCCGCCAGCTCCCAGTGCCGGCGGTTGGCGTTCACCGAGCCGAACACCACGTTGTTCTCCAGCACCAGCTCCCGGTTGAGCGCCCCCGCGTCGAGTTCGATGGTCCGGCCGCCGCTGGACACCCCGGTCAGGCAGACGATGCCGTTCGTCCCGGCCTTGGTCATCGCGTCCAGCACCACCACCGGGGCGCCGGTGCACTCCACCACCACGTCCGGCGCGAAGTCCAGCTCCGCCACCGTCGAGGTGTGGTAGGTCGCGCCGAGCGAGCGGACCAGCTCCGGCTTCGGACCGGTCTTGTTCCGGTCCAGCACGTGCACCGACAGCCCGCGCTGGATGCCCAGCAGGGCGGCCAGCAGCCCGATCGGGCCGGCCCCGGTGACCAGCACGCTCTGCGGCTGCCACACGGCCCGGCTGGCGATCCGCTCGATGTGGTCCCAGGCCTTCGCCACCACGCTTGTCGGTTCCAGCAGCATGCCGACCGGGGCGAGCGCCGGGTCCAGGCCGACGGCGAACCTCGGCTGCACCCGCCAGCGGTCGCGGGCGAAGCCGGGCAGCCCCTTGATGCCGTGCTCGGTGTAGCGGCCGTTGCGGCACATGTCCCACTCGCCGACCGCGCAGTTCGGGCAGGGCACCGGGTCGGGGTGCCGGACGATCCCCACCACGAGGTCGCCGGGCTTGAGCGTGCCCGTCGGGTCCTCCAGCACCCGGCCGAGTGACTCGTGCCCGAGCACCAGCCGGTCCTGGCCTGGCGGGGCCTCGCCGTACTCGCCCGCGATGATCTCCTGATCGGTCCCGCAGACGCCGACCGCGAGGGCCTGGACCAGGATCGCGCCCTCCTCCGGGGCCGGCTCGGGCCAGTCCTCGTCGAGGCGCAGCGAGTCGGAAACTCCGGGAGCCACAGTGACAGCGCGCACGGGTTCATCCTTCCCCGCCGGAGGCCCGAGCGCCCGGCAAAGCGGCGGATCCGGCCCGGGGGAGCGTGGACGGCCCGACACGCCTCCCGGTCGCCGGCCCTAGGATCAGCGGCATGACTCCGGAAGAGGTCGGCCGGCGGGTGGTCGCGCTGCTCGCGCCCGTGGAGGCCACCGCGTCGGTCTCCGGCGGTCAGGGGCACGCCCGCGCCACCGTCGACGTACCCCCGGCGAGCTGGCGCGACGCGGTGCGCGCGGCGCGCGACGACGCCGAGCTGGACTGCGACTTCTTCGACTGGCTGTCCGCGGTCGACGAGCTGGCCGACGGCTTCGACGTGGTGGCCCACCTCTGGTCGATCCGGCACCGGCACGGGCTGCTGCTGCGCACCCGGGTGCCCCGGGAGACGCCGGTCGTGACGTCCGTGGTGGACGTCTTCCCCGGTGCGGCCTGGCACGAGCGGGAGACCCACGAGATGTTCGGCATCGGCTTCGACGGGCACGGCGAGCTGCGGCCGCTGCTGCTACCGCCGGAGTTCGAGGGCCACCCGCTGCGCAAGGAGTTCGTGCTCGCCTCCCGGGTCGCCAAGCCGTGGCCGGGCGCCAAGGAACCCGGCGAGTCGGAGGCCGGCGGCGGCCGCCGACCGATCCGGCCCCCGGGCGTGCCCGCGCCGGGCGAGTGGGGGACTACGCCCACGCCGGCCGGCGCGGCCGGCGTGGGCGAGGGCCCCCGCGGGGGTACGCCGGCGCGGCCCGCCCGGGAACGCCCGGCGCGGCCGGCCCCGGGTGAGCGGCCAGCCCGTCCCGCCGCCGGCGAGGGCCCGGCGCGCCCCGCTCCGGGCGATCGCGCGGCCCGCCCCACCGCGGACGAGGGCCCCACCGCGAGCCGGCCGACCGGCCCGGCCCGCCGGGAGCCCGCCCCACCGCCGGAGGAGCCCGGTGCGCTCGGGCGTCCGGTGCCCGGCGAGCGGCCCACCGGACCCGCGCGGGAGGAGCCGCCGCCCGGCCCGGCCCGGCCGGCGCCGGGCGCCGACGCCGAGGAGGGGGAGGGCTGATGCCGGACTGGTTGGAGCTGATCCTCCGGGTGGTGGGCGTCCTGGTCGCGTTCCTCACCCTGCCGCTGATCGTGGGCCAGGCCGAGCACAAGGTGATGGCTCACATGCAGGGCCGGCTCGGCCCGATGTACGCGGGCGGCTTCCACGGCTGGGCGCAGCTCGTCGCCGACGGCATCAAGTTCGTGCAGAAGGAGGACGTCACCCCCCGCGAGGCGGACCGGCCGGTGTTCCGGCTGGCCCCGGCGGTGGCCCTGGTGCCCTACCTGCTCGCCCTGCTGGTGATCCCGCTCGGTCCGGGGGACCTGGTCGGGCAGCCGCTGGACATCGGCCTGTTCTTCGTGCTGGCCGTGGTGGGCATCGGGGTGCTCGCCGTGCTCATGTCGGCCTGGGCCTCGGCCAACAAGTACAGCCTGCTCGGCGGGCTGCGCGGGGCGGCCCAGCTCCTCGGCTACGAGCTGCCGCTGGTGCTGGCCGCCGCCTCGGTGGCGATGGCGGCCGGCACGCTCAGCCTGCCCGGCATCGTGGAGGCGTGGCGCCCCTGGTGGCTGCTCTGGCAGGCGCCGGCCATGGTGATCTTCTTCGTGGCCGGGCTGGCCGAGATCCGCCGACCCCCGTTCGACATGCCGGTGGCCGACTCCGAGCTGGTCTTCGGCTACATGACCGAATACACCGGCCTGCGCTTCGCGTTCTTCCTGCTCGCCGAGTACGTGGGCATCGTGGTGATCGCCGCGCTGACCACGGTGCTGTTCCTCGGCGGTTGGCAGGGTCCGTTCGCCGACGCCCAGCTCGGCTGGCTCTGGACCCTGCTCAAGGTGTTCGCCGTCGCGTTCGTGATCATCTGGCTCCGGGTGAGCTACCCGCGGCTGCGCGAGGACCAGCTCCAGCGCCTGTGCTGGCTGGTGCTCGTCCCGCTGGCCCTGGCCCAGCTCGTGTTGACCGCCGCCGTCCGCCTGGCGATCTGAGGACGGGCGGGTTCAGGCCGCGTCGCGCAGCGGGGTGTGGTCCGGGTCGACGCGCTCGTCCGGCGGCGCGGGCAGCGGCGGCGTGCCGTCGCCGAACGGGCGGCCGCCGAGCTGCTCCCGCCCGTGCGGGGTGAGCCAGTTCGCCAGGTCCGGGCCGAGCGGCACCACCCCCGTCGGGTTGATGTCCCGGT is part of the Micromonospora halotolerans genome and encodes:
- the nuoH gene encoding NADH-quinone oxidoreductase subunit NuoH encodes the protein MPDWLELILRVVGVLVAFLTLPLIVGQAEHKVMAHMQGRLGPMYAGGFHGWAQLVADGIKFVQKEDVTPREADRPVFRLAPAVALVPYLLALLVIPLGPGDLVGQPLDIGLFFVLAVVGIGVLAVLMSAWASANKYSLLGGLRGAAQLLGYELPLVLAAASVAMAAGTLSLPGIVEAWRPWWLLWQAPAMVIFFVAGLAEIRRPPFDMPVADSELVFGYMTEYTGLRFAFFLLAEYVGIVVIAALTTVLFLGGWQGPFADAQLGWLWTLLKVFAVAFVIIWLRVSYPRLREDQLQRLCWLVLVPLALAQLVLTAAVRLAI
- a CDS encoding pyridoxal phosphate-dependent decarboxylase family protein; the protein is MTDTAGTGALPVEGVPAARVLDEIRALRAADRPTHGGRLFAYVYDPGVAGLDELAQAAHAESAHVNGLDPTAFPSLLAMENAVVAAAAGLLGGGPGTSAPDVVGSVTSGGTESLILAVKAARDARPDLAEPRIVVPVSGHAAFAKAAHYLRVALDPVPVDPVTLRPAVADVAAAIRPETVLVVASAPSYAHGVVDPVAEIAAVAAAAGVRCHVDACFGGWTLPWLRRLGAPVPPFDFAVPGVTSISVDLHKYAYAPKGVSVLLHRDAGLRAPQFFAYADWPGYTMVNPVIASTRSGGPIAAAYATLRHLGEDGYLQLAALTRDAVAGLADAVRAVDGLRLVAEPESTVVCFTADDPGLDLFVLVDELTARGWHTQPQLAYAGLPASVHLTVTAAVAPRVAEFGPALAEAVAAARKAGPVVLPPELLALAGSLTPEALTPDLIAGLAAGLGLGAGPADRMAAVNTLLDAAPVRLRERLLVEFVGLLQRPAW
- a CDS encoding glucose 1-dehydrogenase produces the protein MRAVTVAPGVSDSLRLDEDWPEPAPEEGAILVQALAVGVCGTDQEIIAGEYGEAPPGQDRLVLGHESLGRVLEDPTGTLKPGDLVVGIVRHPDPVPCPNCAVGEWDMCRNGRYTEHGIKGLPGFARDRWRVQPRFAVGLDPALAPVGMLLEPTSVVAKAWDHIERIASRAVWQPQSVLVTGAGPIGLLAALLGIQRGLSVHVLDRNKTGPKPELVRSLGATYHTSTVAELDFAPDVVVECTGAPVVVLDAMTKAGTNGIVCLTGVSSGGRTIELDAGALNRELVLENNVVFGSVNANRRHWELAAEALARADQSWLNSLVTRRVPISSYADAYTFTGSDIKVVLDFEQ
- a CDS encoding MFS transporter — its product is MTGTGGSLPRRVHAGYALGSLVTGAFGTVPGLLLLPYLTDTLGVAAGVAALLVLLPKAWDVLVNPVAGRISDRTRSRWGARRPWLLGGGLALALLFASIFAAPFGSGPAAGTYVAVAFLATATAFAFFQVPYVAMPAELTDDPAERTRLMSWRIAVLALAILVSGAVAPAVVTAGGDGVPGHRWMGLFVAALIVAGTVGAFLGTRSAPTGTVGESEPSLRAQLAVAGRNRPFRVLLVCFVIQSAGVATVLAGVKYFADQVLRAPDSGPTLLFACFVGPALLVMPLWTRAGARLGKRAALVAASLIFAAGALALVAAPALPPAGVYAVVALIGVGYAGQQVFALAMLPDCIAYDTVRTGRRQAGVFTGLWTAGETFGLALGPGIYGLVLQLSGYVSSSTGIAAAQSSTARLGVLLGFTVLPALLVAAPVVLLRGYTLTPAQLAAAPTPGGVAPAARA
- a CDS encoding SigE family RNA polymerase sigma factor — its product is MTVTREPRLDEPPPEGTAGCPDERGAVDFDGLYHAHFRSLTLQLAAYCGDLSQAQDLVQEAFCRAFSRWSRVSRYDDPVAWVRRVAWNLATSRWRRLRTAQSWLHRQREEHVPGPGPDRVALTAALAQLPTTQRRAVVLHYLADLTVGQIAEQEGVPEGTVKSWLHRGRVALAAQLTTTNEVNHHE
- a CDS encoding DUF2252 domain-containing protein, whose product is MTDSADKRSAFIVDVLTEEFGASMAIDPAAFRRKFRKMAASPFAFYRGSASLFYADQRGDFASDRYLDDRTSRVWIHGDLHAENFGTYMNASGQLVFNVNDFDEAYVGPFSWDLKRFAASVALLGYAKALSDRVIGELVAGFARSYLAELRAIAAGGDDAIGSITLENADGVLRRVLQQARLNTRVDLLATQTTIDNYERRFSLGDGVFEVDAATREQVCAAFQDYLGTLPAATARLRPVATNIKDVVLRKGVGIGSAGLPSYNLLLEGHTQALENDVVIYMKQAQVPAVARHIDDERVRSYFLHQGHRTAESQRALQAHADPWLGFTELDGAGQLVAEVSPYAADLDWADVNEPEELAGVLTDLGRAVARMHSVADDESSHDLVDYSTEEAIVAVVDADVEGFVDHLIDFAHRYGIRAREDHQLFVDLFRNGRLPGI
- a CDS encoding NADH-quinone oxidoreductase subunit B, with the protein product MQVPAVLGEPIRFVLNWGRRYSLWVFNFGLACCAIEFIATSMGRHDFMRLGVIPFAHGPRQADLMVVSGTVTDKMAPAVKRLYDQMPEPKYVISFGACSNCGGPYWDSYSVTKGVDQLIPVDVYVPGCPPRPEALLHGILRLQEKIAAEQSGVGGVPRPDRLAPPVDPRPAESTPRPVQSLTAPPVRPPAG